AGCGAAATTAGGTTTCCTTTAAATGTAAATAAAAAGTCTGTTTCGGTACACCGTTAAATTTAACCAAGCGGTTTTTGGCATAACCCCAAAACAATTCGATGCCGTTAATGTGTTGCGCACCCCGGGCGAACTCGTCTACACCATGATGTACCCTGAAGTGCTTTTCACAGCCCATATCAACCAAGCCGTGATAGCCGCTTCGGTATAGACTTTGTCGTCCCGTTTTAAGATGCCGAAAACAATGGTTTTGCCTCCCTCTCCCCCGCCCGCCCTCGGATGCGTTTGGAGCCGAAGTAGGATTCGTCCAGTTCGACCACACCGGCAGAGGGAGTTTGCCGTTCACATTCAGCAGCCATACGGCAACGCAGTTTGAGAAACAGATATTGGCACTTTGGGTACTGATGCCGGTGAGTCTGGCGGTATCGGAAGCGGTCAAATCAAGTGTGAAAAGGCGCAGGATTTGACGGAATTTTGATTCGGTAATTTTACTGAACTTTTGGTATTTGTTTTTAATAGGTATATCAGAAGCTTAACATCATTTTTGCTGATTTTGCTTCGTAAGCCCCTAAAAATAAGGGGCTGACGTAGATTAGCAATCATGACATGCTGCTAAAATGAAGATAACAAACTGTAAATTAAGCAAAAAAAGCACAGAAGACACTACTCAGATATTTTGTGCCGGAAGTTACCGCCGTTCGGCTGCCGATGTCTTGGGTATCCGGCCCAACACCGCCATACTCTTTTACCGCAAAATCCGCCTCGTCATCAGCCGTCATTCGGCCTTGGAGGCATCAGGTTTTTGAAGGTTCCGTAGTCAGATGAGCTGCTCCGGCGGTAAGCGCAAAGGAAAACGCGGCACAGGAGCCGCAGGCAAAGTGGTGATTTTCGGCATCCTCAAACGTGGCGGCAAGGTTTATACCGTGGTCGTGGATAACGCCAAAAAAGAGAGTTTGTTGCCTGTTATTACGAAGAAAATCATGCCGGACAGTGTGGTGTATACCGACAGTTTAAGCAGCGATGATGTCCCGGATGTCGGCGGTTTTCACCACCATAGGATTAACCACGGCAAGACATTTGCCCAGAGGCAAAACCACATCAACGGCATTGGGAATTTTTGGAATCAGGCCAAGCGTGTACTGCGCAAATACAACGGAATCGACCGGAAGTCTTTTCCTGCATTCTTTCAACAATAACGGAAAAGGTTGACAGTTGATTCCATTGTATTTTCGCAGAGTGCGCTTTGCCCGATTTCAGAAGTTTTCGATGCCGTTGATATGGTTTTGTTTGTCTGCAAACAACCTGCCGTGATGGATGTGCTGATGGATAAAACCGCTTATATCCAACATCACGACTATCCAAACAGTCGGCACGGAAAATAGTAATAACAGGCAGTTTGGATCTGCTTTAAGAGTCAAACGATGGCTGAATTTTTACAGTTTAACATGACTACTTATCTAGTATAGCCACCCAAAAAAAAGCGAAACAAACCGCACTGAAAATAATGGATGCCGTCCAACAAACTGTTACAGAACCGATTATCTGAAAGCACAGCTCTGCTTCTGCCGTTAGCCCAAGCATCGGAGACGCAAGAACCTCGCCCCTGCCGCCAGCGCCCTCTTGGGAAAAGGGTTGGCGGAGAGCGCAAGCGGGCTGATACGCCGATACTTTCCAAAAGGAACAGATTTCAACAAAGGGGGCAGACAGATTAAGGTAGCAAGGGGAATCAACTGCTGGCTGGGGAAAACTCTTGGTTAAAATAAACGGACTCGCACAATACCAACCATTGAGAGATACGCAGGGATCGGATGGGGTGCGGATGCGCAGGGCCACCGGCAAAGAAAAACACTTGGCTGCGAAACGCCAAGTGTTTTATTCTTAAACTAGATCTAACCTCTAATGAATATTTCAATTGAAATGAAAATTTAGGGGGATGTATAGGAACAAGTCAGCTTTGCACATTAATGAATGCCTGCAGTAACCATGCTTTGGCTTTGAGCACCACTCCCAGTTAAATAAGAAGCTGCCAAATCGCTACAACAGCCGCAACAAGTAGCAACACCTAACTGCGCCTGCAAATCGTTCAAACTACAAGCTCCGGCGGCAACGATTTCTTGAATTTGGCGGTCGGTAATGGCATTGCAAATGCAGACAAACATTTTAATACTCCTTGTTTTGCACTTCTCACATAAAAATTAGCTTCGAGAGAAGTAATTTTATTATTAGACTTAAATATAAATAAAAACAGTTCGCATTGCAAGAATAGAAATTGTAAATTACTGGAATAGTATAAATCTTTCCCTTACAAACAACACCATCCTAGTATTTGCCGCCATTTAAACTCACTTTAACCACAAAAATGTGGCAAAGTAAATATTGGCTGCAAATAATTTGGCCATCTTTTACGTACGGCATGAAGAACTAAAACGCTTTTTGGGTGGACGATATTTTCACCCGCAATCAAGATTTTGCCGATGCGCTGGAAGCTGCCGTGTATCTTGAACCTGAAACAGATGAAACGAAGCCAGATTATTCTCCGGTTGGTGCGATTTATAAATATTAATTATTTCAATTAGTTGCCTGGATATCGGAACAATATTTACAAAGTACAGCTGCTTGCGGATTTGTTCCACGATATGTTTGCGCGCGCCGGCAAACGACTTTTTTTGGCGGTCAGATGTTTCAGCGGCGGGCACTTCATATCCATCATATCAATAGGTTTGTTTTTCAAGTAAAAATCCAATGATGCCTTGCCAACCCTACCGATTCGGCAGCCGTCTTGATAATTTCAGACAACTTATTGTATGCGGCCAAGCCTACATTCAGTTCGCCCATCTCATTAAACCAGCCGCGCTCTTCTTTGCCCATATCGGCCCTGCCGTTTGGGTTATGTTGGCCGTCTGAAGCGCGGCTGAATTTAGATTCATATTGCGCCAAATCGGAATCTGTTTTAATATTGTGATTAGATAGGTCGGCATCTGAAGTAATATCCCAATGCAATTGAAGCGGACGGGTTTTCAGAAATTGCCGGCCTTTTTCCTTATTCATATAAAGCAGATTATTATTGAACGCATTTTCAAGCTGCTTGTCGTGTCTTCCGTAAACGCTGGCAATATCAACCAAATCAACGTCTCGCTTACCCTTACTGATGTGCAAAGCCGCAATAACCGGTTTATCTTTACCGTTCTCATGTTCCACAAGCTCCGTCAAAACAACAAATGCGTCTTTCTTGGTTGTGGATTCAAAAACCGCAATAGGATTGTTAAGTTGTTTTGGCAACTTTTTCATATCTTCAGGCCGCAAAGAATGGCGGTTTTTGTCGTAAGCATTTTTTCGGCCAAGAGAACCGATTATTGCTTTCTCAATTGTTCCGCCTGAGATACGCACTACTCCATCGGGAATACCGAGCATCTTAAGAACGGCAGGGGTTTTCCCCAGCTTGATAAATCCAGCATTTACTTTGCCATCAACAACCGCATCAACCGCCCGCGCAAAATCCGATTGCGCATCTTCATTCAGGCTGTAGCGGGTATCGCCTGCAAGGGGTTCAACTCCTTTTTCAGACGGCTTAACCGCATCGATACGGCGCAGCAGGCCGAACACTTGGCCGTCTGAAAACGCATCGCGTCCGATGCCTAAAGCATCTTTCAGGATATTTTTGATGCGCCCGGCAACGCGCGCCAAATACCCGCCCAAGCCGTCTTTAAACGCTGCGGGCAGGGAAATGCCGTATTTGCGCTCCAATGCTTCAAGGTTGTTTTCCTGCTTGGCCGCGTAAAGCTCGGCTATGGCTTCTTCCACCGCCGCCATGCGGTTTGCGGCTGCGGTATCCCGATAGCCGCGCCGCTGCTTCATCACCGCATCGGCAAGGCTTTTTACCGCCGTGTTGCCGTCTGCCTGCCGCAGTAACGCGCTCCATTTGGCTAAGCCTTCTACATGGATTTTTCTGTGTGCCGATTCGTGCCATGCCACAAACTTTGCCGTGTCGGCATTGGGCAGGTTGTCGGCAATCAGGGTGAT
This genomic interval from Neisseria musculi contains the following:
- a CDS encoding (2Fe-2S)-binding protein; translation: MFVCICNAITDRQIQEIVAAGACSLNDLQAQLGVATCCGCCSDLAASYLTGSGAQSQSMVTAGIH